A stretch of Endozoicomonas sp. SCSIO W0465 DNA encodes these proteins:
- a CDS encoding 16S rRNA (uracil(1498)-N(3))-methyltransferase yields the protein MRNPRIYSEQPLQADSAIELAESAANHVGRVLRMKPTESLVLFNGQGGAWQGTVESVSKKSVTVYLESFIDGDAQSPLTIELGQVLSRGERMDYAIQKATEAGVTAITPLWSERCEVKLNAERLDKRVKHWQQVAISACEQCGRNIVPTIHTPVKLEDWLTTRATELNFVLHHRTREKLSGYQPPGSVSLLIGPEGGLTAQEIELAEGHRFNPLALGPRVLRTETAPVVAITLMQYLWGDY from the coding sequence ATGAGAAATCCCCGCATTTATTCAGAGCAGCCGCTTCAGGCTGACAGTGCCATCGAACTTGCAGAAAGTGCAGCCAATCATGTCGGCCGCGTTTTGCGAATGAAACCCACAGAGTCCCTGGTGCTGTTTAATGGTCAAGGGGGAGCCTGGCAGGGAACGGTAGAGAGTGTTAGCAAAAAGTCGGTTACGGTTTATCTCGAATCGTTTATCGATGGTGATGCCCAATCTCCCTTGACTATCGAGCTTGGCCAGGTCCTCAGCCGTGGTGAACGTATGGATTATGCCATTCAGAAAGCAACGGAAGCCGGCGTAACCGCCATTACCCCATTATGGAGCGAACGTTGTGAGGTAAAGCTGAATGCAGAGCGCCTGGACAAACGGGTCAAACACTGGCAGCAGGTGGCTATCAGTGCCTGTGAGCAGTGTGGCCGTAATATCGTACCGACCATACATACGCCCGTTAAGTTGGAAGATTGGCTCACCACTCGAGCTACAGAGTTGAACTTTGTTCTGCATCATCGAACCAGAGAGAAATTAAGTGGTTATCAACCACCCGGGTCGGTATCGTTGTTGATTGGCCCAGAGGGTGGTTTAACCGCTCAGGAAATTGAGTTGGCTGAAGGTCATCGTTTTAATCCACTGGCGTTAGGCCCCCGTGTTCTCAGAACAGAAACGGCACCAGTAGTGGCTATTACGCTGATGCAATACCTCTGGGGAGATTATTAG
- a CDS encoding DUF3332 domain-containing protein: MLNDGFMKKVAIKALAVAVFATSMTGCMGQMGTSAMVTKANLSVVDNRYGRAGLFMLLSPVYGIAATADFFIFNTIEFWTGTNPITGKSPAIVDTPVEAIFKVNNKLDKSMTEVPLEGVSTTSFQQVDENTIEMQVTYTDGKQATMRGEKSGEEVNFFMDGEFVATAQVAELTDYVASRQS, encoded by the coding sequence GTGCTGAATGACGGATTCATGAAAAAGGTGGCGATTAAAGCACTGGCTGTTGCTGTTTTTGCGACATCAATGACTGGCTGTATGGGGCAGATGGGTACCTCGGCGATGGTGACCAAGGCTAACCTGTCAGTTGTCGACAACCGTTATGGCCGTGCCGGACTGTTCATGCTGCTCAGTCCGGTTTACGGTATTGCAGCCACTGCAGACTTTTTCATCTTCAATACCATCGAGTTCTGGACCGGAACCAACCCAATTACCGGTAAATCTCCAGCGATTGTTGATACGCCTGTAGAAGCCATCTTCAAGGTCAACAATAAGCTGGATAAGTCCATGACCGAAGTACCTCTGGAAGGTGTTTCTACTACTTCTTTCCAGCAGGTTGATGAGAATACTATTGAAATGCAAGTGACTTACACTGATGGCAAGCAGGCCACTATGCGAGGTGAAAAGTCCGGTGAGGAAGTTAATTTCTTCATGGATGGCGAGTTTGTTGCTACCGCTCAGGTTGCAGAACTGACTGATTATGTTGCTTCCAGGCAGTCTTAA
- a CDS encoding chemotaxis protein CheW: MQQRPLLIPSACIADIENYSRPEPNYPEAEWLLGDLNWRGAKIPVVSFERLNRGRFAEFSATNRIAVMHRTSKNNRLPFYAMVVQGVPQPLTLVREEVRSATDETGPMEKYRVLLREVPASIPDLYLLEQKINEVISGYKHEVVQETGEMSE, from the coding sequence ATGCAGCAGCGTCCCCTGCTGATACCCTCAGCCTGCATCGCCGATATTGAAAATTACAGTCGCCCGGAACCAAACTACCCGGAAGCCGAATGGCTGCTGGGAGACCTTAATTGGCGAGGAGCAAAGATCCCGGTTGTTTCCTTTGAGAGACTGAACCGGGGGCGATTTGCAGAGTTCTCTGCCACCAACCGCATAGCCGTCATGCATCGCACCAGCAAAAATAACCGCCTGCCATTCTATGCCATGGTGGTGCAGGGGGTTCCGCAACCATTAACACTGGTACGTGAAGAAGTCCGGAGTGCGACAGATGAAACAGGACCAATGGAGAAGTACCGGGTGCTTCTGAGAGAAGTGCCTGCTTCAATTCCGGACCTATATCTTCTGGAACAAAAAATAAACGAGGTGATTTCAGGCTATAAACATGAAGTCGTTCAGGAGACGGGAGAAATGAGTGAATAA
- a CDS encoding Hpt domain-containing protein, whose protein sequence is MVEQREYIGLDWVIGEIESTLTEARQDLEQYADSTDKVEFLESCRAKIQQIHSTLKILKQNGARLLTREILLLIDSLKTTSVANDQEQLVVLIQAMLQLPGYLAHTSRSGKDTPGLLKNLLSEMRQLRGQQSLSDIDFFAPAIVHTITPIPEAQLNKLQASGFTVLVRKIRQKYQLCLAGVLRNSQREQQLTIIGKIFAKLQNLCWDSPISPLWDACTAFSEGLKEGSIAIDNHAITILREMDKELKCLSNEEAKRLNTPPSEEILREILYRIAKANSRNALILSLQQRYSLDQALESKPEDNNLISLDAATPVVKAIKEQLAYIKDALDLYQLNPEDNKSRLQEQLATSQQISDTLSMLGLDPLQKIMQKAHQNLQLILSGDHSPGIINDTLIHSAAQLLEVESGLNQFMGVNRSITDQHSVPAQINDIHQTVIHEARQNLEQAKSAVVDYLGSDHNQEFLAKLLSLIKSIRGGLAIIPLSRVAELISRCSGHIQHQWLDKNLKPSLDEMEALADTLSSLEYYLEQLSGGASSHGEKTLDIIQESLDKLESSVEAAIAAPQAPVVSSTPQPKAKANPFAVQLLSDQEIAALPQEAADHDVIEFHYEEPLSSATGTIASGEKEPSYGPTIEFTTDSLSPAQEITGEQSTPCSPSIGIVDMGNLIPEAVPIESLEQVSEDPILTVDFSLGEDDEDDDLHEIFVEEATDVQQQLKALIPAWLGNLNDTATTNEIRRAFHTLKGSGRMIGAEVIGELAWSVENMLSSVIEGSVPASEPMAELLNEIIAMLPELVNDFAIDSQQLTPEVLLCMEKADALGKGVNFVVDYEELAEPDPQEPAMMFGNIVEDVEDLEDVEDSAEESAKAALDSNFDELIELSQTEEISNPVTAEQTVEPDTEYDQQLLEIFDHEARSHLSVVKEFIDSGHQLGGDIQITDTVQRALHTLKGSAFMADITPLAELIAAIEKTIKEFRAHLVPADSQVISMLEQGVELIEDALQQLQAAPNALELKVDNFLNWLNALHNQLLSNSLEDEFAPERLSEKQPTGQQAALFLAGDLDLLLNASSYLEKWVHSTPHEELDRFKFELKVLAENAFAAGLSVIAELCDVLHDVCIYLEAHETGLPEPLLSPFTDGFEALVEMMNQVASQQTPEPPHAVFSALREALESLLFEQTVLSETGASAEPDETFEEHPENHDVEVFLDFEAEPETDLSITEDNPFESITRQPGSDPVASESTPFAPLIDESESDQALLKLFIEEAYELLEDSAQSLETWLSNTSDLQPVHELQRCLHTLKGGALMAELNELGELSHALEDVYESIANGSCEPERAPLALIQKTHDTIETTLKALGHEKPSPDAQRMLEELRLWKSRLNASHAPTKDPDALPDYLGHSSRSKLLTHGLDDDQWVKNPSALSVPDLPGQLTGPVPEPVSTIRVVTKPTADVEEATLQPSFSETVRIPPELLESLINLAGEISINRSRIEQQAADATRTLEEMNRTILRVREQLRRLDIETQSQIISRHQGDLGNNPDFDPLEMDQYSELSQLSHSLVESASDLMDLREALQEKNRDTDSLLQQQSRTQMELQEQLMKTRMVSFSRLVPRLRKIVRQVSDDLNKPVELLVSNAEGEMDRAMLERMLAPLGHLLRNAIGHGIEDSLEERQQSGKPEAGQIFLSIRRDGADVVVELSDDGRGIDIKAVKVKAIKQKLISPDEPITDQEAIELIMKSGFSTATHVTHLSGRGVGLDVVNNSIRQLGGSIQVKSEAGLGTQFSFRLPFTLSSNRALMVQVGSSLYALPMHAIDGISMVPASILADCYRNRTPLVYGNGTEHQLIYMGALIGSATPKISDSQCPVVMVQRGSENIAVQVDAIVGSREIITKSLGIQFSGLAGVNGATILGDGRVVVILDPAALYRKHQRFLQEAKPDAMERHDLDNSDQATRVLVVDDSVTVRKVTSRLLTRQGYEVISARDGVEAMTYLSERKPDIMLLDIEMPRMDGFEVASAVRNDPELQDLPIIMITSRTGEKHRNRAFSLGVNEYIGKPFQEGPLLAAIEKLIAVETV, encoded by the coding sequence GCGTGAATACATAGGTCTGGACTGGGTTATCGGAGAGATTGAGAGCACTCTCACTGAAGCCCGTCAGGATCTTGAACAGTATGCTGATTCAACAGACAAAGTTGAGTTTCTGGAGAGTTGTCGTGCAAAAATCCAGCAAATTCACAGCACGCTGAAGATATTGAAACAGAATGGAGCCCGGCTACTTACCCGGGAAATTCTTCTGTTAATAGACAGCCTGAAGACAACTTCAGTTGCTAATGATCAGGAACAACTGGTCGTGCTGATTCAAGCGATGCTTCAGCTGCCAGGCTATCTTGCCCATACCTCCAGGTCTGGCAAGGATACCCCCGGCCTGCTGAAGAATCTGCTCAGTGAAATGCGCCAACTGCGCGGGCAGCAGTCTTTATCCGACATTGATTTTTTCGCGCCGGCCATCGTTCACACAATTACACCGATCCCGGAAGCACAGCTGAACAAGCTACAGGCTAGCGGCTTTACTGTTCTGGTTCGTAAAATACGTCAAAAATATCAGCTATGTCTTGCCGGCGTTCTCAGAAACAGTCAGCGGGAGCAGCAACTGACGATCATAGGCAAAATATTTGCCAAACTGCAGAATCTTTGCTGGGACTCACCAATATCGCCACTATGGGATGCCTGCACCGCATTTTCAGAGGGCCTCAAGGAAGGCTCTATTGCGATAGACAATCATGCCATCACCATCCTTCGAGAGATGGACAAAGAGCTCAAGTGCTTGTCCAATGAGGAGGCCAAACGGCTGAACACCCCTCCATCGGAAGAGATACTGAGAGAGATTCTTTATCGAATTGCTAAAGCGAACAGTCGAAATGCGCTTATCCTCTCTCTGCAGCAACGGTACTCTTTGGACCAAGCGCTGGAGTCAAAGCCTGAGGATAACAACCTGATCAGTCTTGATGCAGCCACGCCCGTGGTGAAGGCCATCAAGGAGCAGCTGGCATACATAAAAGACGCACTGGATCTTTACCAGCTGAACCCCGAAGACAATAAATCCAGACTTCAGGAGCAGCTGGCTACCAGCCAACAAATCTCTGACACATTATCCATGCTTGGCCTCGACCCGTTGCAGAAAATCATGCAGAAAGCGCATCAAAATCTGCAATTGATTCTTAGCGGTGACCACTCGCCCGGGATAATTAACGATACGCTGATCCATTCGGCTGCACAGCTGCTTGAGGTGGAGTCCGGACTGAACCAGTTCATGGGCGTCAACCGTTCGATAACCGATCAGCACTCTGTACCAGCGCAGATAAATGATATTCACCAAACGGTGATTCATGAGGCTCGACAAAATCTGGAGCAGGCCAAAAGTGCCGTGGTGGACTACCTTGGCAGTGATCATAATCAAGAGTTCCTGGCCAAGTTGCTATCCCTGATAAAAAGCATCCGGGGGGGGCTTGCCATTATTCCCCTGAGCCGTGTTGCTGAGTTAATCAGTCGCTGTTCCGGGCATATTCAGCATCAGTGGCTGGATAAAAACCTAAAGCCCAGCCTGGACGAGATGGAAGCGTTGGCAGACACATTGTCCAGTCTTGAATACTATCTGGAACAATTGAGTGGCGGAGCTTCCTCCCACGGTGAAAAGACCCTGGATATTATTCAGGAAAGCCTTGATAAACTTGAATCATCGGTTGAGGCAGCAATAGCAGCACCTCAAGCTCCGGTCGTCTCTTCCACCCCACAGCCAAAGGCTAAAGCCAACCCTTTCGCTGTGCAACTGCTGTCGGACCAGGAGATCGCTGCTCTGCCGCAAGAAGCGGCTGACCATGACGTAATCGAATTCCACTACGAAGAACCTCTATCATCAGCTACCGGTACCATTGCTTCCGGTGAAAAAGAACCATCCTATGGTCCAACGATAGAGTTCACAACCGATAGTTTGAGTCCTGCTCAAGAAATTACCGGGGAACAGAGCACTCCCTGCTCTCCTTCTATCGGTATAGTCGATATGGGGAACCTGATTCCAGAAGCCGTACCGATTGAAAGCCTGGAGCAAGTCAGTGAGGACCCGATACTGACGGTTGATTTTTCTCTGGGTGAAGATGATGAAGACGACGATCTCCATGAAATCTTCGTCGAAGAGGCGACAGATGTTCAACAGCAGCTAAAAGCCCTGATTCCAGCATGGCTTGGTAATCTCAACGATACAGCCACGACCAATGAGATAAGAAGAGCCTTTCATACTCTGAAAGGCAGTGGTCGTATGATTGGTGCTGAGGTTATTGGTGAGCTGGCATGGTCAGTGGAAAACATGCTGAGCAGCGTGATCGAAGGTTCTGTTCCCGCGTCTGAGCCAATGGCTGAGCTACTCAATGAAATCATCGCCATGCTGCCTGAACTGGTGAATGATTTTGCCATCGACAGTCAGCAACTGACCCCGGAAGTTCTGCTTTGCATGGAGAAAGCAGACGCACTGGGCAAAGGGGTCAACTTTGTTGTTGATTATGAGGAACTGGCAGAACCTGACCCGCAAGAACCCGCAATGATGTTTGGCAACATTGTGGAGGACGTGGAAGACCTGGAGGACGTGGAAGACAGTGCGGAGGAAAGTGCCAAAGCGGCTCTGGATAGCAACTTTGATGAACTGATAGAACTCTCACAAACAGAGGAAATAAGTAATCCCGTCACTGCAGAGCAAACCGTTGAGCCGGATACTGAATATGATCAACAGCTACTGGAAATTTTTGACCATGAAGCCAGAAGTCATCTCAGTGTTGTAAAAGAGTTTATTGATAGCGGCCATCAATTGGGTGGTGACATCCAGATCACTGATACTGTCCAGCGAGCACTGCACACCCTCAAAGGCAGTGCGTTTATGGCAGACATTACGCCGCTTGCTGAGCTGATTGCCGCGATCGAAAAGACCATCAAGGAGTTCCGGGCGCATCTGGTGCCAGCTGATAGCCAGGTCATCAGCATGCTGGAACAGGGGGTAGAGCTGATTGAAGATGCACTGCAACAGCTTCAGGCAGCCCCGAACGCTCTGGAGCTGAAAGTTGATAACTTCCTGAACTGGCTTAACGCGCTTCATAATCAACTGCTCAGCAACAGCCTGGAAGATGAGTTCGCCCCGGAACGCCTTTCAGAAAAACAGCCTACAGGCCAGCAGGCAGCACTTTTCCTGGCGGGCGATCTTGACCTGTTACTTAATGCCAGCAGCTACCTGGAAAAATGGGTTCACAGTACTCCCCACGAGGAGCTTGATCGGTTCAAGTTTGAACTGAAAGTGCTGGCCGAGAATGCCTTTGCAGCTGGACTGTCAGTGATTGCAGAACTCTGTGATGTGTTACATGATGTCTGCATTTACCTGGAAGCTCATGAAACCGGGCTTCCCGAGCCGTTACTGTCACCATTTACTGACGGCTTTGAAGCCCTGGTTGAAATGATGAATCAGGTGGCTTCACAGCAAACGCCTGAACCGCCACACGCGGTGTTCAGTGCTCTGCGTGAAGCACTCGAGTCTTTGCTGTTTGAACAGACAGTATTGAGTGAAACCGGGGCCTCTGCTGAGCCAGACGAAACGTTTGAAGAGCATCCGGAGAATCATGACGTTGAGGTATTTCTTGATTTTGAGGCAGAGCCAGAAACAGACTTATCAATAACGGAAGATAATCCTTTCGAATCCATTACCCGGCAGCCCGGCAGTGATCCTGTTGCTTCAGAAAGTACACCTTTTGCTCCTCTCATCGATGAGTCAGAGTCCGATCAGGCACTACTCAAGCTGTTCATTGAAGAGGCTTATGAGCTGCTTGAAGACTCAGCCCAGTCTCTGGAAACCTGGCTAAGCAATACCAGCGATTTACAACCGGTTCATGAGCTTCAACGATGCCTGCACACCCTGAAAGGGGGAGCATTGATGGCTGAGCTTAATGAACTTGGAGAGCTAAGCCATGCGCTGGAAGATGTCTATGAATCCATTGCCAATGGCAGCTGTGAGCCTGAAAGAGCCCCTCTTGCGCTGATTCAGAAAACTCACGATACCATAGAGACAACACTGAAGGCGCTTGGCCATGAGAAGCCATCCCCTGATGCGCAGCGCATGCTGGAAGAACTCAGGCTGTGGAAGAGTAGACTTAACGCCAGTCATGCACCAACTAAAGATCCTGATGCGCTTCCGGACTACCTGGGGCATTCATCGCGCAGCAAACTGCTCACTCATGGGTTGGATGACGACCAATGGGTAAAAAACCCTTCAGCACTGTCAGTACCTGATCTACCGGGTCAGTTAACTGGACCGGTACCGGAACCTGTTTCTACCATCCGGGTAGTCACTAAGCCCACAGCCGATGTCGAAGAGGCAACGCTTCAGCCCTCATTCAGTGAAACGGTCCGGATTCCCCCAGAACTGCTGGAAAGCCTGATCAACCTTGCCGGGGAAATCAGCATCAACCGCTCCCGCATTGAGCAGCAGGCAGCAGATGCGACCAGAACACTTGAAGAGATGAATCGAACCATTCTCAGGGTCAGGGAACAGTTGCGGCGCCTTGATATTGAGACACAGAGCCAGATTATCTCCCGGCACCAGGGTGATCTTGGTAATAATCCTGATTTTGATCCCCTGGAGATGGACCAGTACTCAGAACTGTCACAACTCTCTCACTCGCTGGTTGAATCCGCATCTGACCTTATGGATCTGCGCGAGGCTCTGCAGGAAAAAAACCGGGATACCGACAGCTTGCTCCAGCAGCAGTCCAGAACCCAGATGGAGTTACAGGAACAGCTGATGAAAACCCGGATGGTATCTTTCAGTCGACTGGTTCCCAGGCTGCGCAAGATTGTCCGTCAGGTGTCTGATGACCTGAACAAACCCGTCGAGCTTCTGGTCAGTAATGCCGAAGGTGAGATGGACAGAGCCATGCTTGAGCGGATGCTTGCCCCCCTTGGCCATTTACTGCGAAATGCCATTGGTCACGGCATTGAAGATTCATTAGAAGAAAGACAGCAGTCAGGAAAGCCGGAAGCAGGACAGATTTTTTTATCTATCCGCCGGGATGGTGCTGATGTTGTGGTTGAGTTGTCTGACGACGGTCGCGGAATTGATATCAAGGCCGTGAAAGTTAAAGCGATTAAACAAAAGCTGATCAGTCCTGACGAGCCGATAACGGATCAGGAAGCCATCGAACTGATCATGAAGTCCGGATTCAGTACTGCAACCCATGTGACTCATCTTTCTGGCCGTGGTGTCGGGCTGGATGTCGTGAATAACTCGATTCGCCAACTCGGTGGCAGCATACAGGTTAAGTCTGAGGCCGGGCTGGGCACACAATTTTCCTTCAGGCTGCCATTTACACTGTCCAGTAACCGTGCATTGATGGTGCAAGTAGGGAGCAGTCTGTACGCTCTGCCAATGCATGCTATTGACGGTATCTCTATGGTGCCAGCATCCATACTGGCCGATTGCTACAGAAACAGGACTCCGCTCGTCTATGGCAATGGCACAGAGCACCAGCTGATCTACATGGGCGCTCTTATCGGCAGTGCCACCCCCAAAATAAGCGACAGTCAATGTCCGGTCGTGATGGTGCAAAGAGGTAGTGAGAATATTGCGGTTCAAGTTGATGCTATCGTGGGTAGCCGGGAAATCATTACCAAGAGCCTGGGAATTCAGTTCTCTGGTCTTGCCGGGGTAAACGGTGCAACCATTCTTGGTGATGGTCGGGTAGTGGTTATTCTTGATCCAGCGGCACTTTACCGCAAACATCAGCGTTTCCTTCAAGAAGCCAAACCTGACGCCATGGAAAGACATGACCTTGATAACAGCGATCAGGCTACCAGAGTACTGGTGGTCGACGACTCGGTTACCGTAAGAAAAGTCACCAGTCGCCTGCTCACCCGTCAAGGGTATGAGGTCATATCTGCACGGGATGGCGTGGAGGCCATGACATATCTCTCGGAGCGCAAGCCGGACATCATGCTGCTGGATATCGAAATGCCGCGTATGGATGGTTTTGAGGTGGCCAGTGCAGTCAGGAATGACCCGGAGCTTCAGGATCTGCCGATTATCATGATCACCTCCAGAACCGGCGAGAAACACCGGAACCGAGCCTTCAGCCTTGGTGTGAATGAATACATCGGTAAGCCTTTCCAGGAAGGTCCATTACTCGCAGCCATTGAAAAGCTGATTGCGGTTGAGACAGTCTGA